In one window of Eleutherodactylus coqui strain aEleCoq1 chromosome 10, aEleCoq1.hap1, whole genome shotgun sequence DNA:
- the ZBTB9 gene encoding zinc finger and BTB domain-containing protein 9 gives MSGTESVQLDFPHYSSVLLDTLNKQRLEGKFCDLSVQVQDRVFQAHKTVLAASSPYFHDKLLLNDTSCLVLPSVIQPEAFENLLQLIYSGRLCLEMEALPAHLLVASGLQMWQVVDRCSEILKERKAYVLQTWSSRASESQSPSSSFQLPRDDPPPAPPTVTLGCSDDEEVIKVRVSEEEEDDDDEEDDSKSSGNVLDESVANCSYALPSSSSLPESPKVIYIKQERTEEDGGYMKAFEVTEVQADYPSELSYVIPPTSSLSSSDVSLCIPWKLYGASEPTSFTISKPVDLHGNEIVSQALQAQTVHAPVKLVVTPDGKKFGCLCGKRFAVKPKRDRHIMLTFSLRPFGCSVCHKKFKLKHHLTEHMKTHGGNLYSCEDCGRKFRVESCFQKHKEVCKGQRWAGACWTYK, from the coding sequence ATGTCTGGGACTGAGAGCGTTCAACTGGACTTCCCACACTATAGCTCTGTGCTCCTGGACACACTGAACAAGCAGCGGTTGGAGGGGAAGTTCTGTGATCTCTCTGTCCAGGTTCAAGATCGCGTCTTCCAAGCTCACAAAACTGTCTTGGCTGCCTCATCTCCTTACTTCCATGACAAGCTGCTTCTTAATGACACCAGCTGTCTGGTTTTGCCCAGCGTCATTCAGCCTGAGGCTTTTGAGAACCTTTTGCAGCTTATTTACTCTGGGAGACTGTGCCTCGAAATGGAGGCATTACCAGCACATCTCCTAGTGGCCAGTGGTCTACAGATGTGGCAAGTGGTAGACCGTTGTTCCGAGATTCTTAAGGAAAGGAAAGCGTATGTCCTACAAACTTGGTCAAGCCGTGCCAGTGAAAGCCAGTCACCGAGCAGCAGCTTCCAGTTACCACGAGATGACCCACCACCCGCACCACCAACTGTCACGTTGGGTTGCTCGGATGATGAAGAAGTGATCAAGGTTCGAGTTTCCGAAGAagaggaagatgatgatgatgaggaagATGATTCAAAGAGCAGTGGAAATGTTCTGGACGAGTCTGTAGCCAATTGCTCTTATGCTCTCCCGTCTTCCTCTTCGTTACCCGAAAGTCCCAAAGTCATCTACATCAAGCAAGAGCGTACTGAAGAGGATGGAGGTTATATGAAAGCTTTCGAAGTCACTGAGGTGCAGGCTGACTATCCATCAGAGCTTAGCTATGTCATCCCTCCTACATCATCGCTGTCGTCTTCTGATGTTTCTCTATGCATCCCTTGGAAACTATATGGTGCCTCAGAACCAACTTCCTTCACTATTTCAAAACCTGTGGACCTTCACGGAAATGAGATTGTGTCACAAGCTCTTCAGGCTCAGACTGTTCATGCTCCTGTTAAGCTTGTGGTTACACCAGATGGGAAAAAATTTGGTTGCTTGTGCGGGAAACGGTTTGCAGTAAAGCCTAAACGTGACCGCCATATCATGCTGACCTTCAGTCTGCGCCCGTTTGGCTGTTCTGTCTGCCACAAGAAGTTCAAACTGAAGCATCATCTCACGGAACACATGAAAACACATGGTGGTAATTTGTACTCTTGTGAAGACTGTGGTCGCAAATTCAGGGTGGAAAGTTGCTTCCAAAAGCACAAGgaagtttgcaaaggacagaGGTGGGCAGGGGCCTGCTGGACTTACAAATAA